One window of Lacerta agilis isolate rLacAgi1 chromosome 14, rLacAgi1.pri, whole genome shotgun sequence genomic DNA carries:
- the LOC117057882 gene encoding olfactory receptor 5V1-like, translating into MDENPKTTANETALTEFLILGFSGLQELQLLLFSFFLITYICTLVGNISIITIACLDPQLHTPMYFFLGNLSFLDICYTSTNVPQMLVHLLSEKKSIPYASCVTQLYFFVSFVGTECILLAAMAYDRFVAICHPLHYTATMKKGFCLQLSGACWASGFLNSAVHTYFTFKLPFCGVNQLNYFFCDIPPLLKISCGDTSLNEIILLVIGVFIGWTPFVCIVLSYVYIISTILKIRSSEGRLKAFSTCASHLTIVLLYYGSAIFTYVRPISTYSLDKDRIISVIYSIVTPMLNPLIYTLRNKVIKGALKKILGLTKILTANKIRFRWEYPEGVSFFYKDKKFKIDSILEIKKFGRRYKELGKIEGVELESGESESEGENEIQEQEIKETAS; encoded by the exons ATGGATG AAAATCCTAAAACAACGGCCAATGAAACAGCACTGACTGAATTTCTCATCTTGGGCTTCTCTGGTCTTCAGGAGCTGCAGCTGTTGCTCTTCTCATTCTTTCTTATCACATACATCTGCACTCTGGTGGGGAACATCTCCATCATTACCATTGCCTGCCTGGACCCCCAGCTTCACacacccatgtacttctttctAGGGAACCTCTCTTTTCTGGATATCTGCTATACCAGCACCAATGTCCCTCAGATGCTGGTCCACCTTCTCTCAGAGAAAAAGAGCATTCCATATGCCAGCTGTGTAACTCAGCTTTATTTCTTTGTCTCATTTGTGGGTACGGAGTGCATCCTGCTGGCTGCCATGGCCTATGACCGCTTTGTAGCTATATGCCATCCTTTGCACTATACAGCCACCATGAAGAAAGGGTTTTGTCTCCAGTTGTCCGGAGCCTGTTGGGCAAGTGGTTTTCTCAACTCAGCTGTGCACACCTACTTTACCTTCAAGCTACCTTTCTGTGGGGTAAATCAGCTCAATTATTTCTTTTGTGATATCCCTCCCCTTCTGAAGATTTCTTGTGGAGACACTTCCCTCAATGAGATCATTCTTCTTGTCATTGGGGTCTTCATAGGATGGACCCCATTTGTTTGCATTGTCCTCTCTTATGTCTACATCATCTCCACTATCTTGAAAATACGCTCCAGTGAAGGAAGGCTCAAAGCCTTTTCCACCTGTGCCTCACACCTGACCATTGTCCTCTTGTATTATGGGAGTGCCATCTTCACCTATGTCCGTCCAATTTCTACCTACTCTTTAGACAAAGATAGAATCATTTCTGTCATTTACAGCATTGTCACACCCATGTTGAACCCTTTGATCTATACCTTGAGAAACAAAGTTATTAAGGGTGCACTGAAAAAGATATT AGGATTGACTAAGATATTGACGGCAAATAAGATAAGATTCAGGTGGGAATATCCAGAGGGAGTGTCTTTCTTCTATAAAGACAAAAAATTTAAGATTGACTCTATCTTGGAAATAAAGAAATTCGGAAGGAGATATAAGGAATTAGGAAAGATAGAAGGAGTTGAATTGGAGTCAGGTGAATCGGAGTCGGAAGGTGAAAACGAGATACAAGAACAAGAGATTAAAGAGACAGCCTCATAA
- the LOC117058689 gene encoding olfactory receptor 5A2-like codes for MENQTIVDEFILLGLSDDATLQVFLFLIFLSIYLITLVGNMLIMLVIRANPQLHTPMYFFLTNLSFLDICYSSVTVPKMLESLLASKKTISLNGCITQIFCFIFMFGTEVFLLSAMAYDRFAAICNPLRYSTIISHSVCVQMVVAAWVSGFLDSLVNTLFLTGLHFCGPRNINHFSCELPLLLQLSCSSTFANEMVILTFSMTLGFTSLLLIVASYMRIISTILKIRSAEGRQKAFSTCSAHLTVVLLFCGTAIIRYMRPASGYSETLDKLVSIQYSILTPMLNPIIYSLKNKEVKIALNKLLRK; via the coding sequence ATGGAAAACCAGACCATTGTGGATGAGTTTATTCTTTTGGGGCTTTCTGATGATGCAACACTCCAAGTTTTCCTGTTTCTGATTTTCTTGTCCATCTATCTAATAACCCTTGTAGGAAACATGCTTATCATGCTGGTGATAAGGGCTAACCCACAGTTACATACCCCAATGTATTTCTTTCTTACTAACTTATcgttccttgacatctgctatTCCTCAGTAACAGTTCCCAAGATGCTTGAAAGCCTCCTTGCTAGTAAGAAGACAATTTCTCTCAATGGCTGCATTACTCAGATCTTTTGCTTCATTTTCATGTTTGGAACGGAGGTCTTCTTACTTTCAGCAATGGCATATGACCGCTTTGCGGCCATATGCAACCCACTGAGATACAGCACCATTATCAGCCACAGTGTATGTGTCCAAATGGTGGTAGCTGCATGGGTATCAGGCTTCTTGGATTCCCTTGTTAATACCCTCTTTTTAACTGGCTTGCACTTCTGCGGTCCCAGAAATATTAACCATTTCAGCTGTGAGTTgcctttgctgctgcagctgtcttGCAGTAGTACCTTTGCCAATGAAATGGTGATCCTGACCTTCAGCATGACATTAGGGTTTACCTCTCTCCTTCTAATTGTAGCTTCTTATATGCGCATTATTAGCACAATTCTCAAGATACGTTCGGCGGAAGGAAGGCAAAAGGCGTTTTCTACTTGCTCTGCCCATCTCACTGTGGTCCTTCTGTTTTGTGGGACAGCAATCATTAGGTACATGAGACCTGCATCTGGGTACTCAGAGACATTAGACAAACTGGTGTCCATTCAGTACAGCATCCTCACCCCTATGTTAAACCCTATCATATACAGCCTAAAAAACAAAGAAGTGAAGATAGCTTTAAATAAGCTCCTAAGAAAATGA